In the Desulfovibrio sp. Huiquan2017 genome, TCCGGGACGGCCTGCTCCAGACGCGTGGATTCCTCGGCCCCGGGGTGCTCTTCACCCGCGAAATTTTCGAACGGACCGCGGGATTCCGCGACAACACCGTCTACCGAGACTGGGACCTGTGGGTCCAGGCTGCACAGGCGGGCGCGAATTTCTACCACGCCGGCTATCCGCTGACCTCCTGCGAGCACCGCAAGGTATCCTTCCGCGAACGGGCCGAGGACGGCCGCTGCAAGGCGCTCCTGGTCATCAACAACCAACACTACTTCCACGAGCACAGCGTGCGCTGGGCCCTTGCCTATTTGCGCGGCGATCCCTGGGCCGAGGCATTTGGATTCATGACCATCCCGGGCCCCATGGATGTCACCCGCATGCTCCACGACCACGCCATGAAGGCCATGGGAACCGACACGTTGGCCGAGCAAGCCATCCGGCAATTCGACAAGGCCGTCATCAATTCCTCGAAGATTCTCTGACCAACCGTTCATTTCCCTGAGCAAAGCCACCCCCGGCAAGGCTGCTCCAAAGAGGCAAGCTCCGTGACGGGGGGCGATCCAGCTGGAATCAGTCGTCAAAAGCCGCTTCGCACCGATCTGGCGATTATGCTTCCGGCGGGCAAGAATTCGCCCCTTGCATCTTTTCTTCGCACCTTCGAGGCGGATTTTTCCGCCACGCGGTTTTCGCCCACGGAAATGAAGCTGCCCATATGAGTCCTGTAAAAAAAAGGACCGCCCCAACGGACGGTCCTTGCGAATAGCCTTGTTGCCCGCCCTACAGCGGGATGCCGGTTTCCCGAAGGTCCTTTTGAAGGAGTTCTCGGATGCGCCCTGCTACCGGGCCGGGTTTGACATTGTGAATGGGCTTGCCGTTGAAGCGGACCACGGGAATGGCGTCGCCCGTGGTGCCGACGATAATTACTTCGCGGGCCAGGAGAATCTCTTCTTCGCTGATACTGCGAAAGACAATAGGCACCTCGTTCTTGATCAGGTCCACAGCGCGCATGAGCGTGGTTCCGGCCAGGGCGTTGGTGAATTCCGGGATAATCAGCCTGCCGCCATCGTCCACGATGCAAACGTTTTCCGTGGCCCCCTCGGCCAGGAATCCATTGCTGTCGAAGCAAAACGGGAAATCGTACCCCTTTTCCTCGGCCTCATGCTTCATGAGCACATTGGGCAGATAGTCGATGGACTTGATGGTCGCCAAATACGACTGCTTGGCCGGAATAGAGGTCTTGAAGGCGGTGACGCCTCGCTCGTAGACCGATTCCGGTTTGGGGTGCAGGTCGTAGGCCACCACATACAGGCTCGCCTCGGGGCATTCGGACGGATAGATGCCGAAACCGCCGGGGCCGCGCCCGATGAGCACGCGGACCAAGCCGTCGGCGCGGCCGCCCGCCCGGGCCACGTCCAGGATGAGGCCCCGGATATCGTCCCAGGAACACGGCGGCGTCATGTAAATGGCCTGGCAGGAACGCTGCATG is a window encoding:
- a CDS encoding glycosyltransferase family 2 protein, producing the protein MRKHTVSILVSDQETHPGLPRLLQSISRQSDGLDRMEIVVIGNGGHAPDSEGLWRAITGLEAIRLEICDPDVSPGMARNLAAAKTIGDRLVFLRPDHRLDPKYLTTADAVFADHSETDVLYADYIRLAPNRNQTPGPIMIQLPSFRDGLLQTRGFLGPGVLFTREIFERTAGFRDNTVYRDWDLWVQAAQAGANFYHAGYPLTSCEHRKVSFRERAEDGRCKALLVINNQHYFHEHSVRWALAYLRGDPWAEAFGFMTIPGPMDVTRMLHDHAMKAMGTDTLAEQAIRQFDKAVINSSKIL
- a CDS encoding aminotransferase class IV; translated protein: MAKVADSKAYLEAMLAVERPGAHEIQAFYEHRVGMICTDSKLMLMPWDDHLVHRGDGIFETMKFVGGKLYQLEPHMARMQRSCQAIYMTPPCSWDDIRGLILDVARAGGRADGLVRVLIGRGPGGFGIYPSECPEASLYVVAYDLHPKPESVYERGVTAFKTSIPAKQSYLATIKSIDYLPNVLMKHEAEEKGYDFPFCFDSNGFLAEGATENVCIVDDGGRLIIPEFTNALAGTTLMRAVDLIKNEVPIVFRSISEEEILLAREVIIVGTTGDAIPVVRFNGKPIHNVKPGPVAGRIRELLQKDLRETGIPL